Proteins from a genomic interval of Rhodothermus marinus:
- a CDS encoding response regulator transcription factor, with product MWILLVEDDERLARALARGLREEGYQVDRVADGVEAEARVQASHYDALIVDWRLPRMDGQTLVRRLREAGYQMPILMLTALDDLEHRVAGLDAGADDYLGKPFAFEELLARLRALLRRSPVWQATDVIRLGPLEINERRRQVRVGEYVLPLRPKEYDLLRFLARHPGEVLSRTRIAEQVWGDPFYVSDNTIDVTVSGLRQKLSDASPALQIETVRGVGYALRLEPSATETP from the coding sequence ATGTGGATTCTGCTGGTGGAAGACGATGAGCGGCTGGCGCGGGCGTTGGCCCGGGGGCTTCGTGAAGAAGGATACCAGGTGGATCGGGTGGCCGACGGGGTGGAAGCGGAGGCCCGTGTGCAGGCCAGCCATTACGATGCGCTGATCGTGGACTGGCGGTTGCCCCGGATGGACGGCCAGACGCTGGTGCGGCGCCTGCGGGAGGCCGGCTATCAGATGCCGATCCTGATGCTGACGGCGCTGGACGACCTCGAACACCGGGTGGCCGGACTGGACGCCGGAGCCGACGACTATCTGGGAAAACCTTTCGCCTTCGAGGAGTTGCTGGCCCGGTTGCGGGCGCTGCTGCGCCGTTCGCCCGTCTGGCAGGCAACCGACGTGATCCGCCTGGGGCCGCTGGAGATCAACGAGCGGCGCCGCCAGGTCCGGGTGGGTGAGTACGTCCTGCCGCTGCGGCCCAAGGAGTACGATCTGCTGCGCTTTCTGGCGCGTCATCCGGGCGAGGTGCTCTCGCGCACGCGGATTGCCGAGCAGGTCTGGGGCGACCCATTCTACGTGAGCGACAACACGATCGACGTGACCGTTTCCGGATTGCGCCAGAAGCTGAGCGACGCTTCTCCGGCGCTGCAGATCGAAACCGTCCGGGGGGTCGGCTACGCCCTGCGGCTTGAACCGTCCGCCACGGAAACGCCATGA